From Synoicihabitans lomoniglobus, the proteins below share one genomic window:
- a CDS encoding SDR family NAD(P)-dependent oxidoreductase: MSTHTPPVSSAKLADKVALITGGSSGLGLATARRFIAEGAQVFITGRRQAELDAAVRELGPQATALQGDIAKSADLDRIFAEITAQAGRIDVLFANAGGGAFVPLEHVTEAHFDKYFGINVRGTLFTVQKALPLMPAGSSIVLTGSMVSVKGLPAFGVYAATKAALRSFARTWAVDLKPRQIRVNVIAPGTIVTPGYKSELGLNDEQIAGMKDQVAATAPSGRVGTPDEIAAVVLFLASDDASYVNGIELFADGGAAQI; encoded by the coding sequence ATGTCCACGCATACTCCTCCCGTTTCCTCCGCCAAACTTGCCGACAAGGTCGCCCTCATCACGGGCGGCAGCAGCGGCTTGGGTCTGGCAACCGCCCGCCGGTTCATCGCCGAAGGCGCGCAAGTCTTCATCACCGGTCGACGCCAAGCGGAACTCGACGCCGCGGTCCGCGAGCTCGGTCCGCAGGCCACGGCGCTGCAGGGCGACATCGCAAAGTCGGCCGATCTCGACCGCATCTTCGCGGAGATCACAGCTCAGGCCGGCCGGATCGACGTGCTCTTTGCCAACGCCGGCGGCGGAGCGTTTGTGCCGCTCGAGCATGTTACGGAAGCGCACTTCGACAAATACTTCGGCATCAACGTGCGCGGCACCCTGTTCACCGTGCAGAAGGCGCTTCCGCTCATGCCCGCCGGTTCATCCATCGTGCTCACCGGCTCGATGGTTTCCGTCAAAGGTCTGCCGGCGTTCGGGGTGTATGCGGCCACCAAGGCGGCGCTGCGATCCTTTGCCCGAACCTGGGCGGTCGATCTCAAGCCGCGGCAGATTCGCGTCAACGTCATCGCGCCCGGCACGATTGTGACGCCCGGTTACAAGAGTGAACTCGGGCTCAATGACGAACAGATCGCCGGGATGAAGGACCAGGTTGCCGCGACTGCGCCGAGCGGACGCGTTGGCACGCCGGACGAAATCGCCGCCGTCGTGCTGTTCCTCGCCTCGGATGATGCGAGCTACGTCAACGGTATCGAACTGTTTGCCGATGGCGGTGCCGCGCAGATCTGA
- a CDS encoding PEP-CTERM sorting domain-containing protein codes for MINLSKICRQFILVATLVCAPTWLGAQVLLVVNISDPNAVTITATGNAPSANFTPAANHNFPVRLLNFFTEGQSLMNFALHSNTLQSFGSDHNFDQVFSGRALPGNQTLVLNARPNSQETFSTSNAAFTGTATVDLSSVAGSIVSHGSSGDIYASDGTTTTFIGTYSVTSVSAVPEPATFGFILGGLVLSAVGLRRKKRVSPTV; via the coding sequence ATGATCAACCTATCTAAAATTTGTCGGCAATTTATTCTAGTAGCGACGTTGGTTTGCGCACCAACTTGGCTTGGTGCGCAGGTATTGCTGGTGGTCAATATCTCGGATCCCAATGCCGTGACGATTACGGCCACCGGTAATGCGCCGTCCGCCAATTTCACCCCCGCAGCCAATCACAATTTTCCGGTGAGACTGCTCAATTTTTTCACCGAGGGCCAATCGCTGATGAACTTCGCGTTGCACTCCAACACGTTGCAGTCGTTCGGGTCAGATCATAATTTCGACCAGGTTTTTAGTGGCCGAGCGCTGCCCGGAAACCAGACGCTCGTGCTCAATGCCCGGCCAAACTCGCAAGAAACCTTCAGCACCAGCAACGCCGCGTTCACCGGCACCGCCACGGTGGATTTGTCCAGCGTCGCCGGAAGCATTGTGAGCCATGGATCGAGCGGAGATATCTACGCGAGCGACGGCACCACGACGACCTTCATCGGCACGTATAGCGTCACCTCGGTCAGTGCGGTGCCGGAACCGGCCACCTTTGGATTCATCCTCGGCGGACTGGTGCTGTCCGCCGTCGGTCTGCGCCGGAAGAAGCGCGTGAGTCCGACGGTCTGA